ACCCTTTTGATTCTTTTCCGTGCTTTCACCTCGTGATATGATCCTATCACCAAACAATTGATTTGCAGGGTCAAGCAGTTTGGCCATGTGGAGCGCATAGTCTCTGCTACCATTCGTATATATGGAAAGCTCATAGATTTGGCTAGCTTGCTCTAAAAATGTCCTAACTTGTGGCCTCAGCTTGGTCATCACTTGACCTTCCACAATGTGAACATCCTGCAGAGAATGATCAGCCTTCAGATATTCTTCTTCCGGTGACATCTTGTCAAGGTGAGTGGTATTCAGCAGGGTGTGGTCGAGATCGAGAACCAAATGAAGTTTCTTATGCTTCACCAATAGGTTTCTAGTGTTTTCGTTGCGTAATCGACCGATTACGTCATCACTAAGCCCCAAATCCTTGGTAATGTAACCAAATCTCAATCCACCAGAAGACCTGAAAATTTCATCACCAGAAAATCTTGCATCTTGTTGAATTTCCAGATCGGTTTCTGTCTTGGGCCTCTTTGTCTTGTCATGTATGAAACCCAGGTCAGAAACCAAACCTCGGTTCCTCTTGCGACACCCAACAAGGTTGTCGATCGGAGTCGGAGACACGGTCGCCAAACTCATCATGATGATCAAATTGAGATCCAAGAACAATCGGATTAGGGTTTCGCAATTGGGAAATTTGGGGAATGAGAGATGAAAGAGAAAAATAGAAGCGAGAGAGCAAAGTGAGAGATGGAAAGGAAGTAAAGAGGGTGAGTGTTAAATAGAGGAG
Above is a window of Fragaria vesca subsp. vesca linkage group LG7, FraVesHawaii_1.0, whole genome shotgun sequence DNA encoding:
- the LOC101306284 gene encoding RNA polymerase II C-terminal domain phosphatase-like 4-like, with amino-acid sequence MSLATVSPTPIDNLVGCRKRNRGLVSDLGFIHDKTKRPKTETDLEIQQDARFSGDEIFRSSGGLRFGYITKDLGLSDDVIGRLRNENTRNLLVKHKKLHLVLDLDHTLLNTTHLDKMSPEEEYLKADHSLQDVHIVEGQVMTKLRPQVRTFLEQASQIYELSIYTNGSRDYALHMAKLLDPANQLFGDRIISRGESTEKNQKGLDVLLARGTAVVILDDKKQVWRNEDQDNVMVMPRYHFFKSSCQKFGISNAKPYSESKTDERDRFGRPFLATVLQVLRHIHNLFFNAVELHGCELIDRDVRPVLERVKKEGLNGCK